One Obesumbacterium proteus DNA window includes the following coding sequences:
- a CDS encoding cold shock domain-containing protein translates to MTKKTGQVKWFNESKGFGFIEQHDGGKDVFVHFSAIASEGFKTLAEGQRVEYTIQDSPRGPAAANVVAL, encoded by the coding sequence ATGACTAAGAAGACCGGTCAGGTAAAATGGTTTAACGAAAGCAAAGGCTTCGGTTTTATCGAACAGCACGACGGCGGTAAAGATGTATTCGTACATTTCTCTGCTATCGCTAGCGAAGGTTTCAAAACTCTGGCCGAAGGCCAGCGTGTAGAATACACCATTCAGGACAGCCCGCGCGGGCCGGCTGCTGCGAATGTTGTTGCTCTGTAA
- a CDS encoding cold-shock protein — protein sequence MTLKMGLVKWYSQSEGFGIISPLDGGNDIYVNRSGIANSRKKLLTEGQRVEFSTYLGSRGLTAEDVIAY from the coding sequence ATGACACTGAAAATGGGTCTCGTAAAATGGTACAGCCAGTCTGAAGGCTTCGGTATTATCTCTCCACTGGATGGTGGAAATGATATCTACGTTAATCGTTCAGGCATTGCTAATTCACGCAAAAAATTACTGACAGAAGGTCAGCGCGTTGAATTCTCAACTTACCTAGGTAGTCGCGGTCTCACCGCAGAAGACGTCATCGCCTACTGA
- a CDS encoding winged helix-turn-helix domain-containing protein: MAEISLPLSALRNLHLHAQGLDKTRRRKATPLDAIACIRQMSLLQIDTINVVARSPYLVLFSRLGLYSEQWLDEALRNGDIFEYWAHEACFIPKEDYRLVRPQMMAPENMGWKYSPEWHQKHQDDINKLLTQIRHNGPVKATDFSAKNKKTSGWWEWKPEKRHLETLFSCGQLMVKERVNFHRVYDLPERVMPEWNDDVHGISPALAQQQMMANSARSLGAFKAQWLADYYRLKKIDIKKTIHNMLDNQEIIAVRERETQEHFYIHHSLAHLLEKAQNNEIKATHTTLLSPFDPVVWDRRRASELFGFDYRLECYTPEAKRIFGYFSLPILQRGALVGRIDAKMHRKEKVLELKSCHQEKHVRFTEKKRAELKAAITLFAIWQQATEVKIQQQPDDWRRYWGDGWLLDGVLQQG, translated from the coding sequence ATGGCTGAAATATCCCTACCTTTAAGTGCGCTTAGAAACCTGCATCTTCATGCTCAAGGTTTAGATAAAACGCGCAGACGAAAAGCAACGCCCCTTGATGCGATCGCGTGTATACGTCAAATGAGTTTGCTACAAATTGATACGATCAACGTTGTCGCTCGCAGTCCCTATCTGGTGCTGTTTTCTCGTTTGGGTTTGTATTCCGAGCAGTGGCTAGATGAGGCTTTACGCAACGGTGATATTTTTGAATATTGGGCGCATGAGGCATGTTTTATCCCAAAAGAGGATTACCGGCTGGTTCGCCCGCAGATGATGGCACCGGAAAATATGGGATGGAAGTATTCCCCAGAGTGGCATCAGAAGCACCAAGATGACATTAACAAACTTCTCACACAGATCCGCCATAACGGACCGGTTAAAGCTACTGATTTTAGCGCGAAGAATAAAAAGACCAGTGGGTGGTGGGAGTGGAAACCCGAGAAACGACATCTGGAAACGCTGTTTTCCTGTGGTCAGCTGATGGTGAAAGAGCGAGTTAATTTTCACCGCGTTTACGACTTGCCGGAACGCGTTATGCCAGAGTGGAATGACGATGTGCACGGCATTAGCCCTGCGCTTGCTCAGCAACAAATGATGGCCAATAGCGCACGCAGCTTAGGTGCATTTAAAGCGCAATGGCTAGCCGATTATTATCGCCTGAAGAAAATTGATATCAAAAAGACGATACATAATATGTTGGATAACCAAGAGATAATTGCGGTGCGTGAACGGGAAACCCAAGAGCATTTCTACATTCATCATAGCCTTGCGCATTTATTAGAAAAGGCACAAAACAATGAAATAAAAGCAACGCATACCACGCTGCTTTCTCCTTTTGATCCTGTTGTTTGGGATCGAAGACGTGCATCTGAATTATTTGGTTTTGATTACCGCTTAGAATGTTATACCCCTGAAGCCAAAAGAATTTTTGGCTACTTTTCGCTACCGATACTTCAACGTGGTGCTTTAGTTGGCCGGATCGATGCCAAAATGCATCGTAAAGAAAAGGTACTAGAACTGAAATCGTGTCATCAAGAAAAACATGTACGCTTTACGGAGAAAAAGAGGGCTGAGTTGAAAGCCGCTATTACTCTTTTTGCGATTTGGCAGCAGGCGACCGAGGTTAAAATCCAGCAGCAGCCAGATGATTGGCGCCGTTATTGGGGTGACGGTTGGTTGCTGGATGGTGTATTACAACAGGGCTAA